TTGCTATACGGGGCAAGGCGTGGAACTGCTTTAAAGTTTGAgttaaaataataagaaaacgCTTTCTTTCTCCCCACAataatcaaacaaaaaacaagcaaaacaaagagaaatgACATTGGTAAGTGCCCGAATCAACTACCAATAACGTATTCGCATAGTACTAACAAGAGAGATTGATTAGGTAGGAAAATTGGTACACATATCCATAGATTTGGTCTTAGTATCAACTTGCCTCGCGGGGATTAAACGCAACACTGGGCTGACTCCTAAGCTGGAAACCTTCGATAACCTGAATATGAGAAACTACATGAAGCGGTACTTGCACTTGGGGGAGTCTGTGTACGACTATTCTGTTGCCACTTGTGGCTCCTCGACGTATTTCGCCAGGAAATAGATACGTTTATGTTCTATATATGtaatattgataatattttgTATAACGGCACCCAGCCGGGGGCCAAAATTTATAGCCGCAACTTAAAGAGCTATCGCTATTGTTTTACATACACGAATACTGAATACTAGACGATGATAAGGGCACGATTATGCATCCACATACAACTCTGTTCACGCCTGAGTACTCAGATGAGTTACTGCGAAGGGTTCAGGACCTGTATCATGAAGATATCAAGCACTACTATCCACAGCTAAAATTGGAGAAGCTGTTGGACCTTCTGGAACATACAGAGTATCTCTTCGAGTTATATCTGGACTCTATGCACCATGGTAGGCCAAACGATGCGCTGACAGCGTTCGTCATTGGGTGTTACTACGTGTTCCTGATTATTCCACAATCTTTGCAGTTCCAAACACGAAACAAGTCCTATAGTATTTATACAGACCTAAAGAAGATGTACGAGAATGAAATGAACATGACCAACGTCGTTCTGATGgtgaaaaaggaaatcgGAGTGGTGCTAGATGAGTCGGTTAAACACGTGGTGGGTATTGAACATagaatcaacaaaaaaagagcaTTTTCTGTGCCAGCTAACGATCTCTCAGGTCAAGTGGCTTCATTGTCATTAGACACTGCCGGGCCGCAGCAACATAATATCAAAGTTCCACTCACAGAAGACGATATGGACCAATCTTCGCCTGTTTGGACCGCACCAAATTTAGAACCTAATGATCAACTGAAACTGGCTTTATTACCCGAGGTGATACCAACGTCAACTTTCAACGAACCTGAAAGAAAGTCAACTAGCCCAGCCAGACCATCTGTTCTACTGGAAGATGTACCCTGTACATACCACGATAATGACGCCAGTACTGCTTCTTTGAATCCACCGTTTCGTGATATTACTGCGGATAGATCGGTAACTCATCGAAAGGACTCTTACCATTCTGTATATATGGTCGATAGTGACAACCTCAAGGAAGATAATGACGAGTTTTTGAATGTTGAGAACGATGGGTTCATCCAGAGTTTAGATATTTTACAGAAACAAAGTATTATCACAGCACCTGAATTGTTTAGTATTTTATCCAATCGCGTTGAACGTGAAAAGGTTCTGCTTATTGATTTAAGAATACCACAAAGATCTGCAGTAAATCACATAGTGGCACCAAATTTGGTGAAAGTTGATCCGAACTTATTATGGGACAAGAAGACGAATACACCCGTTTATCAAGACGACATACTGGAGCATTTACTGAAGGAAAATGAGAACTTCGCCAATCGTGATAAATTTGACTATATAGTTTATTATTCTGATGTGAAAACTTTCATGACTATAAACTTCGATTAtgtattcattttcttctatttgATGCTGACTTCCCAAAAGACCCCTCTAACCACTGTTCCTACTGCTCTCTTAGGTGGGTatgaaaaatggaagaaaactttGCACTCATATGCTCAGGAGTACCACATCTCTGTCGAAGATTACTTATATAGACCGTATTCCCAAAAGGCACGCGcacagcagcagcagcagcagcaacagccGAACTCTCAAGACTCCTCTTCTAGTAAGGAAACTCCCACAAAAGTTCCTGAACCTCCCTCTTGGAAGCCTCCTGACTTGCCTATAAGGTTAAGAAAGCGACCTCCGCCACCACCACCTGCATCAATGCCTACTACCCCGGAAATTCCACCCCCCCTACCACCTAAGATCATGGTCTATCCACATGAAGGTTCTGTTCCTCGAAAACCGCCAATACCAGCAAAACAGCATGTTAAGAAAAAGCAATCTAACTCTAATGAAatcattcaaagaaaaaggcaGCAGCAACATTACGGTCAACAATTATTACAGCCACTACCGCCGAAAGATTACAGCATACCAACCATTGAACGAAATCCCAACGTATACGTTTCGTTGTCCATTACAGGGCTAAGAAACTTGGGCAACACATGTTATATCAATAGTATGATTCAATGCTTATTTGCCGCAAAAACCTTTCGAAcccttttcatttcatcaaattaTAAGAACTACCTTGAGCCATTGGCATCTAATAGACCTCATCATTCTCCCAAACTTTCTAATTCGCTAAGTATGCTTTTCAATAAGATGTACTTAAATGGTGGTTGTTCGGTAGTCCCGACTGGGTTTCTTAAAGTTATCAACCAATTACGTCCCGATTTGAAAATTCCTGATGATCAGCAGGATACCCAAGAATTTTTAATGATACTCTTAGACAGGTTACACGACGAACTTTCCAATCAACAACATGTAGCGAATGACTATCCGAATTTATTGTTGTATAATGCAGATGTTCTaaaagtttcaaataaCGAATATAAGCACTGGTTTGATAAAAACGTAATTGGCAATGGTATCTCTCCtattgatgatattttcCAAGGTCAGATGGAAAACAGTTTACAGTGTAAAAGGTGCGGTTACACGACTTTTAACTACAGCACCTTTTATGTTTTATCATTGGCTATACCAACACGTTCCATGAAATTGAGTAAACTTGGTAGATCTACTGAAAAAAGGGTCAAATTAGAGGACTGTATTAATATGTTTACGAGTGATGAAGTGCTCTCTGGTGAAAATGCGTGGGACTGTCCGCGCTGTGGCCCTACGGCGTCTTTTACTGCATCTGCATCTGCATCTGCATTAGAAAATGAATCTTCCATTCTCAAgagcaaaaagaagaaaagtcGGTTTTTCACATTGCATACAGGATCTAAGAGGCGTCatcttgatatttttggGGACAGTAATGGCGAAGGcaacaatattaataatacGATGATTTTTGAACGAGAAAGATCCAGATCGCCCTTTAAAATGTTGGGTGGTAGCGGAAAAAGGTCCAGTTCTAGCACACCATTCGCTAATGGTGGTAATGACAGTAACAACACTGGCGATTttaagaacaaaaaaatgactACAGTAAAAACGATAAATTTTGTAACTTTACCAAAAATCTTAGTGATCCATCTCTCTAGATTTTACTATGATTTGACCAAGAAGAACAACACGGTTATAACATATCCCTTAATACTGAACATAATCCTGAAAAACAATGATACCATGAAATATAGGCTATTTGGGGTGGTTAATCATACAGGCACCCTGATCAGCGGTCATTACACGTCATTGGTTAACAAAGATCTAGAACACAGTGTAGACATTGGACGTTCTAAATGGTATTATTTCGATGATGAAGTTGTCAAAGCAGATAAGAAGCATGGATCCGATAAAAACCTGAAGATTTCAAGCAGCGATGTTTACGTATTGTTTTATGAACGGGTTTACGATTAGCAGAAACCTGcatttgtatatatacCGTGTATGTTAATAATCTTTGTGTTCTTCAAGACCTTGAAGAACGCTATCCTTCCATTTACTTTTTGCAAGGAAAGGTAAGCGCAGtaagaagaaatataacAATAAACCTGATTAGAGAAGTTTACgtaaagaatatatagATGATAGTATGTATTGAAATAATAGAGAATATAAACACAAGGAATGTCATAGTTTAAAACGCCAATAGTACTAGTAAAGTCtattgcttttttttttttaagatATATTTgcagatttttttaaaattaTCATTTGTCCTCATTATCACGATTATCCTAAACACCAAAAGTCTTGATGAAGTTCACAGTTTTTTCGAGTTCCCattgcctttttttctctgaCCAATTAAACTCATCACCCATGACTTTAACAGTGGCATGTACCGAATTCAAAGCCTCCTTGGCATCCAAAAAGGCGAACCTTGTTCTTCTTAAAAGGAAATCCAAGGGAGTTCTGCAATATTCGTACTGCATTGAATATTTCAACTCGCCGATTGTGAATGGATACCTGAAAGTATCAAAGTTGACCAAGTTGTTTTCCTCACTGGAATAGATAACGTTGTTTTCCTTATCCGCTAAAGATAAAGGTAGTTTATTTTCCATGGATTCTTTGAAGTACTCGCAAATAATGGAGGAACGGGTCCCATAGTTCTGGACCAAATAGTTAGACATCTTTGATGATAAGTGGTAATTCTGAGCCAATAAGGCGACGTAATTTTGCGTCCATTCTTCAGCACCAGCAAGTTTGATGTCTCTTGTGTGACAAGGTGTTAAATTATGGAATCCACCAACTTCAACAACTTTGTCGATTGTTTCTTCGGCCATCTGTCTGTAAGTAGTCCATTTACCACCCGCGATAGTAATCAAGTCATTATCTGAAGTGAACAAGAAATGGGATCTTACCACACCCTGGGTGGCGGAGCCCTTCTTCCCATCTGCGGGGATTGTACGTGGATCTCTGACCAAGGGTCTGACACCGGCCCATGCACTTAAGACgtcttctcttttcacGGGGAATTCAATGTAATGttgtaattctttcaagaTATCTTGGATATCAGCTTCTGTGGGCATGGGGTTTTCTGGTACTTGCTTCAAAGGAATATCTGTGGTACCAGCAAGTACCTTGCCCTGCCACGGTAAAAAGAACATCACTCTACCATCAGAAGTTCTGACGTCGAGCAAACCCATGTCCTTCGGGCAGTAGAAAGAGGGCAGTACAATGTGAACACCGATGGATGGGATGACCATTTTCGGGTCCATAACGGCGATTTGGTTGAAAGCAGACTTGGCCTTGGAGTTGTCGTTTAACGGGGAGTCTGGTTGGCCCGACGGGTTACGGTCCATTTGCAAAATCGCATCGCTGTAGGGCCCTGTAGCATTGACCACGCATTTGGCCTTGATTCTTATGAGTTCGTTGGTCTCGACGTCGCGAGCCTCAGCACCGATAACCTTACCAGAAGCTGGGTCCTTGATCAACTTTTGCACCTCGACATAATTCAAGACGGTAGCGCCGTTCTCCACAGCAGTGATGGCCAACGTGGCATTCAAACGCGAGTCGTTAAACGACCCATCATGATACACAAGCGAGGCCTTCAAATTGTCTGTCGTAAGCATGGGGGCCTTCTCCACCGTGGCAGATTTCGACAGCAGgtatgattttttcaggTTTTGAGAACCAGCGAAGAAATCGTAGAATTTACAACCCATATAGATGTACGGCACCTGCAACGTGCTATAGATGGGGATCAGAATCGGCAGAACCGTGCACAAATGAGGGGCCGTATTGATAAGATGTTTACGCTCGTTGAGCGCCTCAATGACCAGGTCCAGCTGCGCCTTGGAAAACTCCCAGAAGGCCTTCTCCAAGTACCGCACCCCGCCGTGAATCATCTTGGTAGATTTGGACGAAGTTCCCGAGGCAAAGTCGCCCTTTTCAACAAGTGCTACATTGAGCCCTCTCGTTGCAGCGTCCAGGGCACACCCTGTCCCCGTGGCTCCTCCACCGATGATCAGCACATCAAATTGATGCGTCTTGCCTAGCCGTTCCAGCAGGTCTCGCCTGGAAACCTGCGGTGGAGCAGCAGTGGGAAATTGGACCATGTAGCTTGCGTCATTGTGCACGCAGGGCCTCTCGCCCTGCGTGGCAACCCAGTACAGCGATCCTGTAGCTGTGGCCAtggcagcagcagcagctgctgctgctgctgctcttcttctagtgaCTGAAAACATATTCTGGTACCTAAGTAGTTCTTGCAGCAGTGATGAACGATAGCACGGCCAAGAATGGAGAACCAGAGTTGTTCGATTGCACGGAAATCCTTGTTTGTGGTTGTTCCCTTCTAAGTTTAAATACAAATTTCAGCGTGCGGGGTTCCAAAATTCCCCTGTTAAAACGTATCGGTGTAGAGAAATGACATAAGGTCAGTTggtatataaatatgtgttactagaaagaaattattgCGAGTGGCCATTGGCCATTGGTCACTCGCAGATGCCCTTGCGCTTGGCacgtttcagcttcttcCTGACCGCGAGGATGGGCACGGAGCAGACGAAGTTCTGCAGGGTGGATAGGATCACCGAGAGGGAGCAGCACAGAGCGACTGGCTTGAGGCCATGAATCATCTCGTTGAGAAGGTGCTTCGGGTACGGATGGGTCAAGGAGAGGACGACTACGTCGAGGTCGTCGAGGACGCCCGCGACGCAGTCGAACAGGTGCATTACGTGTTTCCTGATTCTGGCGACGTTGGCGAACATCTGGGCGTCGTCTGTGGGCTTGGAAGGTTCCCAATGGACGATGTAGAGGGTGTCTCCCTGGTTGACGACTGCACCCATGAGGTATGTGAGCGCGTAAGTGGACTCGCTGCTCAGGTCCGTGTAGAGAATGAAGGACCTTTGGTTGCCGGGCTCTGCGCCGGCGCCCTTTGTGAGCAGTTGCATGGCCCTGACGTACCCTCCGTCGAGTTGCTCCAGCGACACACCTTCATCCTCGTGGCCCCGGATGCTGATTTCGTATTTGGCAATCCAGGGCTTGCTGGACTCGAGGACTTCATTTATGCTGGTGCAAAAGTTAGGCAGCACTTTCATGCCCAGATCGTAGTGGAACTCCTCGTCGATTTCCAAATCGTTTTCAACATCGCTGACTTGCTCTTCATCAGACTCTTCCTCGTCCACATCGTCGCCGTCGTCGCCGTCGTCGTCATTCCCTTCACCTTCTTCCTCAGAGTCCACGTCTACGACCCTCAGCCGCATTGAGGGGTCCTGCCTCAACACCGTCCACTTCAAAAACTCTTCCTCCCTCACTCTGCTACGGCTGCTGGCTCTGCTCCTCGACCGCGACAGACTACTTACACTTGAATCCTGATCtcctcttttcttcttgctaCGACCTCTTTCTCTCTGGCCCCTTTCCATCTGCTCCGAGTCGAACTCCACAGTGGTGGGTGTCTCCGTCTTGGCGCTGTGCAGGTTAGATTGCGTGCCATCAGGCTTAGTCAGCAATATGCTCTTTTGCATTGTGTGTGTGATTGTTTCTCTTGTTGATCTTTTTAGTAGTCTCCCTTTTATTAGTTACTTGTGTTTAAATCAAACCTTTTTCGCGGAACTTAAAGGTTTCTCAAATAAGGATAAAATGGGAAAAGAGTGCACAGTGCAGAAGTACATACACAAAGCGAGCAAAATAATGTCTCTGGATCATGTCGATTGGCCGCACGCTACATTCTCTACACCGGTGAAGCGTATCTTTGATACGCAAACAACACTGGACTTCCAATCCTCGCTGGCCATCCACAGGATCAAGTACCACCTGCACAAGTACACCACCTTGATGTCGCATTGCGCAGACCCTGATCCGCAGGCTGTTGCGTCGTCGATTCCCATGGACAACGGGCTAATGCAAGTTTTGGACAAGCTCGCCCACCTTATCGATGAGACACCGCCGCTTCCTGGCCCCAGAAGATACGGTAACCTCGCTTGTCGTGAGTGGCACCATAAGCTGGATGAACGTTTGCCGCAGTGGTTGCGGGAAATGTTGCCCCCAGAGTACCATGTGGTGGTGCCGGAACTACAGTATTACTTGGGCAACAGCTTCGGTTCATCGACAAGGTTGGACTACGGCACGGGCCATGAACTTTCATTCATGGCCACTGTCACAGCACTGGACCTACTCGGTATGTTCCCGCATTTGAGGGGCACCGATGTGTTCTTGCTGTTCAACAAGTATTATACGATCATGAGGAGATTGATCTTGACGTATACGCTGGAACCAGCTGGGTCGCATGGCGTGTGGGGGCTTGACGACCATTTCCATCTGGTATACATCTTGGGTTCGTCCCAATGGCAGCTACTTGATGCACAAGCTCCCTTGCAACCAAGAGAAATACTGGATAAGTCGCTGGTCCGCGAGTATAAGAACACGAACTTCTACTGTCAAGGAATAAACTTCATTAATGAGGTGAAAATGGGGCCCTTTGAAGAGCATTCGCCCATCCTCTATGATATCGCCGTCACCGTACCACGCTGGTCTAAGGTGTGTAAGGGCCTTCTGAAAATGTATTCTGTAGAGGTTCTGAAGAAGTTCCCCGTTGTGCAACATTTCTGGTTCGGTACAGGCTTCTTTCCCTGGGTCAATATCCAAAATGGAACTAACCTGCCCGTTTTCGAAGAAAAGGAGGAAGAGACCATAGAACAAGCCAATGCGGGGCCGCCAGGCCCAGAGCACACCTCAACACGATTCCCAGCGTCCATGTCGATGCCTCCTCCGATTACTCCGCTGTCTGGTAGCAATATCAACTATCTACTAAGCCACCAGAATCATTCTCAGAGGAACCAGCCGTCCTCTCCAAGAGATAGACTACGTAGATAATATTACTTAAACATATAAACGTGTATGGCATGCATTATGACTCCAATTTTCCATCCTTCCCTTTTCTTGCCTCATTAGTGTATATATGTAATATGCAAGTATGTATTCAATTagatgaaaaaaggaaagtaGAGCGATGATAATACATACAAACAACGAAGTGAAAGAAGCGTCAGTTCCGTGTAAGCAAATGAGTCATAAGAGAAGAGGCCTGGTTATATACCAGGATCAGAAACAACAGCAGCGGCCCTCGGGACAGTCTATAAGCTCTATATCCTGGTCTCCAAAACAGCGACCCCATCACCCTTTGAAACAGCAAAGTACTAACAATTTCACAGCAATATTATCGAAATCAACTGTGCAGCAGGATGTTCAACAAGACAGAAGTCATTTGCCAATCTCATCACTAGTTCTGAAACAAGAACAGCATCAACAGAATGAAGAGCAGCGGCGCAGGAACATGCAACAACAAAACTCTGGACCTCCTCTGCGAAAGTTAGTGCAAGAGTCGCAGTGGACAAGCTCCACAAGTCATTGCCACTCAAGGAAACAGGAAAAGATACCGCAGGGATTCTACAGTAGTGACTCTAAGCTGGTTTCGCAGCTGCACAGCTCTGTAAAGGATCTGGACGCCATTATCCAGACACATAAACCAAAATTCGACACAATCATTCATGATCTATCTCGTACTACCATATTATCTTCAAATGAGCTGCTCATCAAGCTCCCGATGgaagaaacaataatattgcaCAGCAGAACGCCTACAATCAATGAAGAATGGCTACATAATAAAGTCAGCAACCCTGGCGCTTCACTAGTGATTGATTCAAGGTCTTTTTTAATTCTGTGTAACAATATAAAATGGTACTTGCATTGGAAATTTATATGATAGGATATTTGCAGAATGTagagttttcaaaagagaaaaaaatgcacAGAAGTACATATGTGatcatttatatatatatatatgttagTTGGTACATAATCCAGAATTGATACCAAGCTTGCTACccaatgaaaataaatactTTGTATTGCAcgtttttatcattttatCCTTAGCCTTTTTGTtcatattatcatcatctgtCACCAAAACTGCaaattgtttgtttttgtttttgttttcagcAATCATTCTCTcagtttgaaaattttgattcaGCTTAGCAATAGCATCGATGACAAATTCGTCTACGTGCGTTTTCCAAGTAATTTGCTCTTCAAACTctagattttcttcaacatgTGTTGCGATATTCCCCGTGAATCTCATAGGAATAATCTTCCTTTCATCGTACAACTGACGAATAGTAATCACTGACCTCGTTGCTGCTTCGACCACATTATCGTCTTTTGAACCTCTTAAATAACGAAGTTCTTGAAATGTAGTCAAACAAATAGCAAAGTCAAGAATACTATTCTTGGCCAGTTTGAAAATATGTGCAAAATGTCTCAACCATGAGGTGGCgtcaacaacaaaataaatTGTGCAGttgtcattttcatcacAATTTTTGTAAGCAGCAGCAATCCTatcgaagaaaattttctccCAATGCAGACTTAAGTCGTTGTCAGTAACATCATATATCGGTTCGTTGCTTACATCAATTGGTACACCGTTCCCAACATTAGACCATTGACTGTAGATAAACGCACTGTTGAATCCGCcgtttttatcaaaacaaTGATAGTCTGGTGCCAGTCTCGTATAACCAGTATATTCGAAAATACTCTCACCAAAAACAACGCTTAAGTTTGGTGTGGCTCGAAGGTCTAAATTaacattatcaattttttcatttatttcaATTGTCTCATATAACTCGTCTAACTCGTTGTTATCATTGTTATTACCTTCATCGTATGCATCTAGTTTAAATGTGAACTTCctcaaaaaataatccTGGGGAATATCATTTCGGCGACAAAACACAGGGGCCTGGAAATTTACTTTCAATCCTAAATCAGGAAACTTTTTGGCAATACCTTTCAAAAGTGAAATTGCCCTTACACTACGAACCCAGAATCTCTCTCcaatttcatctttttcatcaaaaactaTACCATCAAGGGGAGAATCGAAGAAAAGATGATCTTGAACTCCAGGAATTTCCATCACATCGCACTTCTTAATGGCATCAAACCACAAGCTCCCCCAACATTTCCAAATTTCTGgtaaattttcattttcgttgAAATGTTCAATCAAATCATCTAgttcaaaagaataaaagctTTCTAATTCCTTCTTCAAGAAAGGATGTAAGTTGTCCAGCATGTAACATACTAGAACGTTAGCCAAGCTCACCATGGAATTCCACGGCATTGttcttctcaaaaaatggATCCAGAATGCTATTACTTGCTTTGAATTTATGGTTTCTAGCCTTTTTAGAATAGCAACTAGAAAGTACAACCATGTCAAAAAATGTGGCAAGGCAATTACGAATGGTGcatgaagaaattttgttAAGACATGTATACTGCATTGTATTGATGTCATATTTATGTGATTCAAAGATTCCAACCAAATATTAAGATTGGTTGGGATATCATCGAAATTTGAACTTAAAGCATCGATGTTCTGGAAATAACTTTCTGggctttttttatcatgaAATGGATCTCTGTACTGAGGCGTTTCCGTCGCACTAgatctctttttttctcttttatcttttttcaatttcaaatactTAGGTAATTGAAACAATAATGCAAATGGGTTTTTAGGATTACCAAATCCAATTAGCTGTAAAAGCTGAGATTCAGCAAATGCAGGAGCGTGTCTAAAATAATAGCGCAGTGACTCTGGGTTTTGGCAAAACATGTCTTTTGTATCAAAAACATCATTTCCATTAAAGTCTTTACCGAActtatttttgaaatacaTAAGTACAACATGTTGTAAATCCATATTTTCCAAGAAGCTAGGTAGTAACATTACTTCTGTATGCTTTAAGTAGTCGATTAATTGAGAGTTTTTATGGGCAGtttcattgttgttggtaCCGCTAGAACCTCTATCTATGAATGCAGATTGATAgatattttcaatcaaTAACTGTAACGTTTGCTGAGATGGAGTGAAGGGATCCTGGCAAAATACGCTTTTGCCTAAATTTACAAACGCTTCTAGACTGTTCTGTTGAACTGTGGCAATATGATAGTAAAGTTTGCCGCAcccatatatatatttcatTGATTCAGTATACCAGTATTCAGCGCTCAACCTCCAATCTATGAATCCCGATGGGTACAGTGAAATTGCCATTCTAGATAAATCACCCAACCTCTGCCTCCATAAAATAGAATATTTCAACGGTATATCTTCAAGCATGTTTGAGACAGATATGAAAGCATATATGATAAACTGGCAACATACTTCTGGGTCCATGaagtttgaaaagtttttcagtACATCTAAGAAGGTTATTATACCATATACCCACAACCTTTTTTCCATTCCGTAAATATctaaaatttcttggccCATAATTAAATCGTTTATCGGTTGTGTTGTTAATAATGcagtgatgatgaaattgatgtaatttttgATCAGTTCTGTGTTCAGTCTGTATATTGCCCACAAACTTTTTAACTCTGTGGTTTGAGAGGTAGTTAAATAGAGACATCTTTGCTGTAACTCTGTTTCCTGCACCACTATgattttgtatatttcctgtaattttttaatgaatGTCTGATTTGGTTGCGCTGAAGGCAACTGCCTTACCACCGGCGGAGGTGAAGAAGCGACTACAGGAGCTTTCCTGATATCAGGTAGCGTTACTTGGCTCTGTGGTTGCGAGTTGTTATAAATACCATTTGAAGCGACCAATGATTCGTCAATTCTCATCTGTGGATTTGCATTCTCATCATAACTTTCCTTAGAGACAACTTCCATATTTCGAGCAACTGCCGTTCTATTCACATAATATGGAGATTTTGGAACGTCCATTGTTGAGATAGAAGCAGTTTTAGCTTGTGGGGTCGATTCCATAACTTTGCGAGAAATGCTCGGTCTTCTAGACACATCATCCACTTTGGAGGGAGTATTCTGTGCTGAGATCTGACCATTGGTAACTCCATCTATAAATCCCTTCCCTACAGGCTCTACAACTCCGGGAACCCTTCTCTTAGCGAAGGACGACTCTGGTGTGTCGTTGTGTGAGGAAGAACTATGTCgcttttgatgaagaaacgCGGTCGTTGTCGGACGCATATCAGTCACTGTTTGACTATAGTTGTTGTTCGATCTTGGATAATCGGTCTCATTACTAGGATCATCATTCACCGGCACCATTAGGTCAACCATATTAGGCGAAATCCGTAGTCTTGTTATGTATTGATCCTAAAAATAATGTCAGATGATGCCAAGTCACGGCAAAAAAACGATAGTTAAGTGAAGCGAAGAGTACAAAATGAAGGATACGCCCAAGAGAGATATCTTTTTGGAGCCCTTTAGTGATAACAATAGGTACTCCTTCACTCTGTTCTCCCTTTAAGGATTGATTTCCCCATATTGCAACCAAAATCactcaatttttcatcataatttttcaaatcattaCCCGCGCTACCACCCACCAAAAGTAATACCATTTCATGGGACATTGAAAGGGCACACTATTGGCTCTTTATA
This genomic window from Saccharomyces mikatae IFO 1815 strain IFO1815 genome assembly, chromosome: 9 contains:
- the UBP7 gene encoding ubiquitin-specific protease UBP7 (similar to Saccharomyces cerevisiae UBP7 (YIL156W) and UBP11 (YKR098C); ancestral locus Anc_5.712) translates to MHPHTTLFTPEYSDELLRRVQDLYHEDIKHYYPQLKLEKLLDLLEHTEYLFELYLDSMHHGRPNDALTAFVIGCYYVFLIIPQSLQFQTRNKSYSIYTDLKKMYENEMNMTNVVLMVKKEIGVVLDESVKHVVGIEHRINKKRAFSVPANDLSGQVASLSLDTAGPQQHNIKVPLTEDDMDQSSPVWTAPNLEPNDQLKLALLPEVIPTSTFNEPERKSTSPARPSVLLEDVPCTYHDNDASTASLNPPFRDITADRSVTHRKDSYHSVYMVDSDNLKEDNDEFLNVENDGFIQSLDILQKQSIITAPELFSILSNRVEREKVLLIDLRIPQRSAVNHIVAPNLVKVDPNLLWDKKTNTPVYQDDILEHLLKENENFANRDKFDYIVYYSDVKTFMTINFDYVFIFFYLMLTSQKTPLTTVPTALLGGYEKWKKTLHSYAQEYHISVEDYLYRPYSQKARAQQQQQQQQPNSQDSSSSKETPTKVPEPPSWKPPDLPIRLRKRPPPPPPASMPTTPEIPPPLPPKIMVYPHEGSVPRKPPIPAKQHVKKKQSNSNEIIQRKRQQQHYGQQLLQPLPPKDYSIPTIERNPNVYVSLSITGLRNLGNTCYINSMIQCLFAAKTFRTLFISSNYKNYLEPLASNRPHHSPKLSNSLSMLFNKMYLNGGCSVVPTGFLKVINQLRPDLKIPDDQQDTQEFLMILLDRLHDELSNQQHVANDYPNLLLYNADVLKVSNNEYKHWFDKNVIGNGISPIDDIFQGQMENSLQCKRCGYTTFNYSTFYVLSLAIPTRSMKLSKLGRSTEKRVKLEDCINMFTSDEVLSGENAWDCPRCGPTASFTASASASALENESSILKSKKKKSRFFTLHTGSKRRHLDIFGDSNGEGNNINNTMIFERERSRSPFKMLGGSGKRSSSSTPFANGGNDSNNTGDFKNKKMTTVKTINFVTLPKILVIHLSRFYYDLTKKNNTVITYPLILNIILKNNDTMKYRLFGVVNHTGTLISGHYTSLVNKDLEHSVDIGRSKWYYFDDEVVKADKKHGSDKNLKISSSDVYVLFYERVYD
- the GUT2 gene encoding glycerol-3-phosphate dehydrogenase (similar to Saccharomyces cerevisiae GUT2 (YIL155C); ancestral locus Anc_5.711): MFSVTRRRAAAAAAAAAAMATATGSLYWVATQGERPCVHNDASYMVQFPTAAPPQVSRRDLLERLGKTHQFDVLIIGGGATGTGCALDAATRGLNVALVEKGDFASGTSSKSTKMIHGGVRYLEKAFWEFSKAQLDLVIEALNERKHLINTAPHLCTVLPILIPIYSTLQVPYIYMGCKFYDFFAGSQNLKKSYLLSKSATVEKAPMLTTDNLKASLVYHDGSFNDSRLNATLAITAVENGATVLNYVEVQKLIKDPASGKVIGAEARDVETNELIRIKAKCVVNATGPYSDAILQMDRNPSGQPDSPLNDNSKAKSAFNQIAVMDPKMVIPSIGVHIVLPSFYCPKDMGLLDVRTSDGRVMFFLPWQGKVLAGTTDIPLKQVPENPMPTEADIQDILKELQHYIEFPVKREDVLSAWAGVRPLVRDPRTIPADGKKGSATQGVVRSHFLFTSDNDLITIAGGKWTTYRQMAEETIDKVVEVGGFHNLTPCHTRDIKLAGAEEWTQNYVALLAQNYHLSSKMSNYLVQNYGTRSSIICEYFKESMENKLPLSLADKENNVIYSSEENNLVNFDTFRYPFTIGELKYSMQYEYCRTPLDFLLRRTRFAFLDAKEALNSVHATVKVMGDEFNWSEKKRQWELEKTVNFIKTFGV
- the IMP21 gene encoding Imp21p (similar to Saccharomyces cerevisiae IMP2' (YIL154C); ancestral locus Anc_5.710) codes for the protein MQKSILLTKPDGTQSNLHSAKTETPTTVEFDSEQMERGQRERGRSKKKRGDQDSSVSSLSRSRSRASSRSRVREEEFLKWTVLRQDPSMRLRVVDVDSEEEGEGNDDDGDDGDDVDEEESDEEQVSDVENDLEIDEEFHYDLGMKVLPNFCTSINEVLESSKPWIAKYEISIRGHEDEGVSLEQLDGGYVRAMQLLTKGAGAEPGNQRSFILYTDLSSESTYALTYLMGAVVNQGDTLYIVHWEPSKPTDDAQMFANVARIRKHVMHLFDCVAGVLDDLDVVVLSLTHPYPKHLLNEMIHGLKPVALCCSLSVILSTLQNFVCSVPILAVRKKLKRAKRKGICE